The following are from one region of the Marinomonas sp. CT5 genome:
- the fusA gene encoding elongation factor G, whose amino-acid sequence MADLSKYRNIGIFAHVDAGKTTTTERILKLTGMIHKLGEVHEGESTTDFMEQEAERGITIQSAAVSCFWKDHRFNVIDTPGHVDFTVEVYRSLKVLDGGVGVFCGSGGVEPQSETNWRYANESEVARLIFVNKLDRLGASFYRVTEQVKKVLGATPLIMVLPIGTEDEFSGVVDLLTRKAYVWDDTGLPENYSIEDVPADMVDQVEEYREKLIETAVEQDDDLMMAYMDGEEPSIDDIKRCIRKGTRDLAFFPTYCGSAFKNKGMQLLLDAVVDYLPSPTEVDPQDLTDEEGNPTGDKAIVDAKEPLKALAFKIMDDRFGALTFVRIYSGVLNKGDTILNSFTGKTERVGRMVEMQADDRKEINTAQAGDIIAIVGMKNVQTGHTLCDPKHPCTLEAMVFPEPVISISVTPKDKGGNEKMGIAIGKMVAEDPTFRVETDVDSGETILKGMGELHLDIKVDILKRTYGVDLIVGQPQVAYRETITKEVEDTYTHKKQSGGSGQFGKIDYRIKPGEVGSGFKFTSTVVGGNVPKEFFPAVEKGFKSMMEEGVLAGFPVLDVEVELFDGGFHAVDSSAIAFEIAAKGAFRQSVPKAGPQLIEPIMKVDVFTPDDHVGDVIGDLNRRRGMIKDQEKGLTGVRIKADVPLSEMFGYISSLRTMTSGRGQFSMEFSHYLPCPANVAETVIAAVKEKKEKEKN is encoded by the coding sequence ATGGCTGACTTATCAAAATACAGAAACATCGGTATTTTTGCTCACGTTGACGCGGGCAAAACTACTACTACAGAACGTATTCTTAAACTTACCGGTATGATCCACAAGCTTGGTGAAGTTCACGAAGGCGAATCTACAACAGACTTCATGGAACAAGAAGCTGAGCGCGGTATCACCATCCAGTCTGCGGCTGTAAGTTGTTTCTGGAAAGATCACCGTTTTAACGTTATCGACACACCTGGACACGTTGACTTCACAGTAGAAGTTTACCGTTCTTTGAAAGTTCTTGACGGCGGTGTTGGTGTATTCTGTGGTTCTGGTGGTGTTGAACCACAATCAGAAACTAACTGGCGTTATGCGAACGAATCTGAAGTTGCACGTTTGATCTTCGTTAACAAGCTAGACCGTCTAGGTGCAAGCTTCTACCGTGTAACTGAGCAAGTTAAAAAAGTACTAGGTGCTACTCCTCTTATCATGGTTCTACCTATTGGTACGGAAGATGAGTTCTCTGGTGTTGTAGATCTTCTAACTCGTAAAGCTTACGTTTGGGATGACACTGGTCTACCTGAAAACTACAGCATTGAAGATGTTCCTGCTGACATGGTTGATCAAGTTGAAGAATACCGTGAGAAACTAATCGAAACTGCAGTTGAACAAGACGACGACCTAATGATGGCATACATGGACGGTGAAGAACCTTCTATCGATGACATTAAACGTTGTATCCGTAAAGGTACTCGTGATCTTGCTTTCTTCCCTACTTACTGTGGTTCTGCCTTCAAAAACAAAGGCATGCAGCTTCTTCTTGATGCTGTAGTTGATTACCTTCCAAGCCCAACTGAAGTAGATCCTCAAGATCTTACTGACGAAGAAGGTAACCCAACTGGCGATAAAGCAATCGTTGATGCTAAAGAGCCATTAAAAGCACTAGCATTTAAAATCATGGATGACCGTTTCGGTGCCCTTACTTTCGTACGTATCTACTCAGGCGTATTGAACAAAGGTGACACAATCCTTAACAGCTTCACGGGCAAAACTGAACGTGTAGGCCGCATGGTTGAAATGCAAGCTGACGACCGTAAAGAAATCAACACAGCACAAGCTGGTGATATCATTGCAATCGTTGGTATGAAGAACGTACAAACTGGTCACACTCTATGTGATCCTAAGCACCCTTGTACTCTTGAAGCAATGGTTTTCCCTGAGCCAGTAATCTCTATCTCTGTTACTCCTAAAGATAAAGGCGGTAACGAGAAAATGGGTATCGCTATCGGTAAAATGGTTGCAGAAGATCCAACTTTCCGCGTTGAGACTGACGTTGACTCTGGTGAAACCATCCTTAAAGGTATGGGCGAGCTTCACCTAGACATCAAAGTAGATATCTTGAAACGTACTTACGGTGTAGACCTGATCGTTGGTCAACCACAAGTTGCTTACCGTGAAACAATCACGAAAGAAGTTGAAGACACATACACTCACAAGAAACAATCTGGTGGTTCTGGTCAGTTCGGTAAAATCGACTACCGTATCAAACCTGGTGAAGTGGGTTCAGGCTTCAAATTTACTTCTACTGTTGTGGGCGGTAACGTACCAAAAGAGTTCTTCCCTGCTGTAGAAAAAGGCTTCAAGTCTATGATGGAAGAAGGCGTTCTAGCTGGCTTCCCAGTACTAGACGTTGAAGTAGAATTGTTTGACGGTGGCTTCCACGCAGTTGACTCCTCTGCGATTGCCTTCGAAATCGCGGCTAAAGGTGCTTTCCGTCAATCTGTTCCTAAAGCTGGTCCACAGTTGATCGAACCTATCATGAAAGTTGACGTATTCACTCCAGACGATCACGTAGGTGACGTAATTGGTGACTTGAACCGTCGTCGCGGCATGATCAAAGACCAAGAGAAAGGTTTGACTGGTGTTCGCATCAAAGCAGACGTTCCTCTATCTGAAATGTTTGGTTACATCAGCTCTCTACGTACGATGACATCTGGTCGTGGTCAGTTCTCTATGGAGTTCTCTCACTACCTACCATGTCCTGCAAACGTTGCAGAAACAGTAATTGCAGCTGTTAAAGAGAAGAAAGAAAAAGAAAAGAACTAA
- the minD gene encoding septum site-determining protein MinD, with translation MAKIIVVTSGKGGVGKTTSSAAIGTGLALKGHKTVIIDFDVGLRNLDLIMGCERRVVYDFVNVINKEATLSQALIKDKRTKELFILPASQTRDKDALTIEGVQWVLEELAKEFDYIICDSPAGIEKGAQMALYFADAAIVVTNPEVSSVRDSDRILGILQSKSKRAEEGKEAIEEHLLLTRYHPNRVALGEMLSVSDVEDILAVPLLGVIPESEAVLKASNQGTPVILDTDSEAGLAYMDAVDRLMGEERPLRFLEVQKKGFIKRLLGG, from the coding sequence TTGGCAAAAATTATAGTAGTCACATCGGGCAAGGGTGGTGTTGGTAAGACAACATCCAGTGCTGCGATTGGGACTGGTCTTGCGTTGAAGGGTCATAAAACCGTTATTATCGATTTCGATGTGGGTCTGCGTAATCTTGATTTGATTATGGGTTGTGAGCGTCGTGTGGTTTATGACTTTGTTAATGTTATCAACAAAGAGGCGACACTTTCTCAAGCCCTGATCAAAGATAAACGCACCAAAGAGTTGTTTATCTTGCCTGCTTCACAAACTCGCGATAAAGATGCGTTAACGATCGAGGGTGTACAGTGGGTGCTTGAAGAGCTTGCCAAGGAGTTTGATTACATTATTTGTGATTCTCCGGCTGGTATTGAAAAAGGGGCTCAAATGGCCCTGTACTTTGCTGACGCAGCGATTGTTGTCACTAACCCTGAGGTCTCTTCGGTACGTGACTCAGACCGTATTTTGGGTATTTTACAAAGTAAATCAAAACGAGCGGAAGAGGGTAAAGAGGCCATTGAGGAGCACTTGCTTTTAACTCGCTACCATCCAAATCGTGTTGCTTTGGGTGAGATGTTAAGCGTTTCTGATGTTGAAGATATTCTAGCAGTTCCTTTGCTGGGTGTTATCCCTGAATCTGAAGCGGTATTAAAAGCCTCTAACCAAGGTACACCTGTGATTTTAGATACTGATTCTGAAGCAGGTCTTGCTTATATGGATGCTGTTGATCGCTTGATGGGTGAAGAACGTCCGTTACGCTTCTTAGAAGTTCAGAAAAAAGGCTTCATCAAACGATTGTTAGGAGGTTAG
- the minC gene encoding septum site-determining protein MinC translates to MTDSGFRLKGSVVTTILLEIQTFSLDDIVFHLKEKINQVPNFFNQAPIIIDISKMKRGIRLEEFEELIKSVNDLGLGVIGWRCDPEALPVWNASVTIPLLPASKARSINVSPAVKEEVSPDVVVKTVVEERLVPQSTKVITKPIRSGQQVYAEGDLIILNQVSAGAEVLADGNIHVYGALRGRALAGVKGDVDARIFCKSLEAELVSIAGNFMLSDALQNIVWKDSAQVLLVDDSLEIVPL, encoded by the coding sequence ATGACAGACTCAGGCTTCCGACTCAAAGGAAGCGTCGTTACGACGATTTTATTAGAAATTCAAACTTTCTCATTAGATGACATTGTGTTTCATTTAAAAGAGAAGATTAATCAGGTCCCGAATTTTTTCAATCAAGCACCGATCATCATTGATATTTCAAAAATGAAGCGCGGTATTCGTTTGGAAGAGTTTGAGGAGCTGATTAAGTCTGTAAATGATCTTGGTCTTGGTGTCATTGGTTGGCGTTGTGATCCTGAGGCATTGCCCGTTTGGAATGCTTCGGTAACGATTCCTTTATTACCTGCCAGTAAAGCAAGGTCGATTAATGTCTCTCCTGCTGTTAAGGAAGAGGTTAGTCCGGATGTGGTTGTCAAAACTGTAGTAGAAGAACGCTTGGTCCCCCAATCGACAAAGGTTATTACCAAGCCGATTCGTTCTGGACAACAAGTTTATGCGGAAGGTGATTTGATCATTCTTAATCAGGTCAGTGCTGGTGCTGAAGTTCTTGCGGATGGCAATATCCATGTTTATGGAGCATTACGTGGTCGCGCATTAGCGGGTGTTAAAGGTGATGTGGACGCACGAATTTTTTGCAAAAGCTTGGAGGCCGAATTGGTTTCTATTGCGGGTAATTTTATGTTGAGTGATGCGCTGCAAAATATCGTTTGGAAAGACAGCGCGCAAGTGTTATTAGTTGACGATAGTTTAGAAATCGTACCGCTTTAA
- a CDS encoding aldo/keto reductase encodes MKYVPLGRTGLEVSRVCLGTMTWGTQNNQADADEQIEYALANGVNFMDTAEMYSVPPTEESYGKTETIIGDWLSRNPERRKEFILATKIAGPGLAYVRGGSNISGKTIVEAVDASLKRLQTDYIDLYQLHWPNRTTPHFSKHFPGAITFTDVDHEEQSAQILDILHGLDACIKAGKIRHFGLSDDTTWGINEFIRLSEKHDLPRVASIQNEFSLLHAKDWPYLVENCVYEDVAYLPWSALAAGALTGKYLGGARPEGSRWTYAQRNGIFRDTPLVEKAVTAYLDVAKKHSFTPAQLALAWCNQVDGVTSTIIGATSLEQLKEDMAAFDMSLSEEALKDIMAVFKEYPVPF; translated from the coding sequence ATGAAATATGTTCCACTTGGCCGAACTGGCTTAGAAGTTTCTCGCGTATGCTTGGGTACCATGACTTGGGGTACCCAAAACAATCAAGCCGATGCTGATGAGCAGATAGAATATGCTTTAGCAAATGGTGTGAACTTCATGGACACCGCAGAAATGTATTCTGTGCCGCCAACTGAAGAATCTTATGGCAAAACAGAAACCATTATTGGTGATTGGTTGTCTCGTAACCCAGAGCGCCGTAAAGAGTTTATTTTGGCGACTAAAATTGCAGGGCCTGGACTAGCATATGTTCGTGGTGGCAGTAACATATCTGGTAAGACTATTGTTGAAGCGGTTGATGCTTCTTTGAAGCGTCTTCAAACAGATTATATCGATCTTTATCAGCTACATTGGCCAAATCGTACAACGCCGCATTTTTCTAAGCATTTCCCTGGGGCGATCACTTTTACTGACGTTGATCACGAAGAACAATCCGCTCAAATTCTTGATATTCTGCACGGGCTAGATGCTTGTATTAAAGCGGGTAAAATTCGTCACTTTGGCTTATCTGATGATACAACATGGGGCATTAATGAGTTTATTCGCTTAAGCGAGAAACATGATTTACCGCGTGTTGCTTCAATCCAGAATGAGTTTAGTCTATTACACGCAAAAGATTGGCCATATTTGGTTGAAAACTGTGTGTATGAAGATGTGGCTTACTTGCCTTGGTCTGCTTTGGCGGCAGGGGCATTAACAGGCAAATATCTTGGTGGTGCTCGTCCTGAAGGTAGTCGTTGGACGTATGCTCAACGTAACGGTATTTTCCGTGATACGCCTCTAGTTGAAAAAGCGGTTACCGCTTATCTTGATGTTGCTAAAAAACATAGTTTTACTCCGGCTCAGCTTGCTTTGGCTTGGTGTAATCAAGTGGATGGTGTCACTTCAACCATTATAGGTGCAACCTCTCTTGAGCAACTTAAAGAGGATATGGCTGCTTTTGATATGAGCTTATCAGAAGAGGCGTTGAAAGATATTATGGCGGTGTTTAAAGAGTATCCTGTGCCGTTTTAA
- the minE gene encoding cell division topological specificity factor MinE, whose amino-acid sequence MGIFDYFKSKSAPTSASVAKDRLQIIVAHERSKRHQPDYLPQMQQEIIDVIRKYVNIGSEDVQIQLDNTDDCSVLELNVTLPEQN is encoded by the coding sequence GTGGGAATTTTTGATTATTTCAAAAGCAAAAGCGCGCCAACTTCCGCATCGGTTGCTAAAGACAGATTGCAGATTATTGTGGCTCACGAGCGTAGTAAGCGTCATCAACCTGATTACTTGCCACAAATGCAGCAGGAAATTATTGATGTGATTCGTAAGTATGTAAATATCGGCAGTGAAGACGTGCAGATACAGCTTGATAATACGGATGATTGTTCTGTGTTGGAGCTAAATGTGACTTTGCCAGAGCAAAACTAG
- a CDS encoding cation:proton antiporter, translated as MEASIVHSFFLIFAGAAVVASIALYTKQPMIIAYIALGVLFGPSALSLINEPRLMDEMSHIGIIFLLFLLGLDMQPSHLINMLKKASGIALLSSAAFAVLGYVVSISCGYSNVESLIIGIAMMFSSTIVCIKLLPTTVLHHKHTGELVVGLLLLQDMIAIAVLLVLYSISGTTDNGAMQYLKPLIGLPLVIGSAFFFVKYILLKLITRFDRFHEYIFLVSIGWCLSMAVLAETAGLSAEMGAFIAGVALATSPISQYIATHLKPLRDFFLILFFFTIGASFNLDLLGLVILPALILALSSMLIKPVVFRYLLKGIKEDASTSWEVGFRLGQVSEFSLLIAYLAANIGLIGKEASHVIQATAIISFALSTYIVILNFPNPIAISDKLRRD; from the coding sequence ATGGAAGCATCGATAGTACACTCCTTTTTTTTGATATTCGCAGGAGCTGCTGTCGTTGCTTCCATTGCTTTATATACAAAGCAACCTATGATCATTGCCTATATTGCACTAGGTGTTTTGTTCGGTCCCTCCGCATTATCACTCATCAACGAACCAAGACTCATGGATGAAATGAGTCATATTGGCATCATCTTTTTACTTTTTCTTCTCGGCTTAGATATGCAGCCAAGCCATTTAATCAATATGTTAAAAAAGGCTTCAGGAATCGCCCTCCTAAGCTCAGCAGCTTTTGCCGTTTTAGGATATGTCGTCTCGATTTCGTGTGGCTATAGCAATGTAGAAAGCTTAATCATTGGTATCGCTATGATGTTCTCCAGCACAATTGTGTGTATAAAACTATTACCCACTACGGTGCTTCATCATAAACATACAGGAGAACTAGTCGTTGGGTTATTGCTGTTACAAGACATGATTGCCATTGCAGTATTACTGGTTTTATATAGCATTTCGGGTACAACAGATAATGGAGCAATGCAATATTTAAAGCCTCTTATTGGCCTCCCTCTCGTTATCGGTAGTGCTTTCTTCTTCGTAAAGTATATTTTGCTTAAGCTCATTACTCGATTTGATCGCTTTCATGAATATATTTTCTTAGTCTCGATTGGCTGGTGTCTTTCCATGGCTGTACTCGCTGAAACTGCAGGCTTATCTGCAGAAATGGGCGCCTTCATCGCTGGCGTTGCTTTAGCAACAAGCCCTATTTCACAATACATTGCCACTCACCTAAAACCTCTAAGAGATTTTTTCTTAATACTTTTTTTCTTTACCATTGGCGCAAGTTTCAATTTGGATTTACTAGGACTTGTTATACTTCCTGCATTGATCTTGGCTCTTAGTTCAATGCTCATCAAACCTGTTGTTTTCCGCTATTTATTAAAAGGAATAAAAGAAGACGCTAGCACATCGTGGGAAGTAGGGTTCCGATTAGGACAAGTAAGCGAATTTTCACTCTTGATTGCCTATTTAGCAGCAAACATAGGGTTGATAGGAAAAGAAGCCTCCCATGTAATTCAAGCGACGGCAATTATTAGTTTTGCCCTATCTACTTATATTGTCATTTTGAACTTTCCAAACCCTATCGCCATTTCCGATAAATTACGTCGAGATTAG
- a CDS encoding TIGR04211 family SH3 domain-containing protein, with protein MSKKRITSLIVGVLLSATAHSATVYISDIQFVAIREGLDNSTRAVERGLKSGTPLEVLEQSNGFTKVRTPSGNEGWVADYFLSEDMVSRDQLENLQSRLDQSTEKRSEMASVLKVNQQKIQELNQANLSLEDENESLKQQLVEAAELSKKAQAIVSQNKDVSYQIESLKQRADKAIALSEKLQNTTKQKWFMIGAATLLGGLALGIILPMLRRKKAGSGSWS; from the coding sequence GTGTCTAAAAAACGCATTACCAGCCTAATCGTTGGCGTACTACTTTCTGCCACTGCGCATTCTGCGACAGTATACATTTCCGATATTCAATTTGTCGCAATAAGAGAAGGCTTAGACAACAGCACAAGAGCAGTGGAGCGAGGCTTAAAAAGTGGCACTCCGCTAGAAGTACTTGAGCAAAGTAATGGTTTCACCAAAGTTCGAACACCATCAGGAAATGAAGGATGGGTTGCAGATTACTTTCTTAGTGAAGACATGGTAAGCAGAGATCAACTAGAAAACCTACAAAGCCGCCTAGATCAAAGTACAGAAAAACGATCAGAAATGGCGAGTGTTTTAAAAGTAAATCAACAAAAAATTCAAGAATTAAACCAAGCTAATCTATCACTAGAAGACGAAAATGAATCTCTAAAACAACAACTTGTAGAAGCGGCTGAATTATCCAAGAAAGCCCAAGCTATTGTCTCCCAAAATAAAGACGTTAGCTACCAAATCGAAAGTCTCAAACAGCGAGCAGATAAAGCCATCGCTTTATCTGAAAAGTTGCAGAACACCACAAAGCAAAAATGGTTCATGATCGGTGCAGCAACACTTTTAGGCGGGCTTGCTCTCGGCATAATTTTGCCAATGCTACGCAGAAAAAAAGCGGGCTCAGGCTCTTGGTCATAA
- a CDS encoding cytochrome c peroxidase translates to MMRFSLCVVTALFLSACSEPKQVVAKKKPARLSSDLPIATTDPKAMLGAQLFFDTSLSKERNQSCGTCHDIGNAFVDKRREALSGAVSLGSDGSSMGGRNTPTAAYAAFSPAFHRMTNGEYRGGQFLDGRASGLPQQAEGPFLNPLEMAMPSAAVVVDRVRENERYETLFNSVYGEGVLNDPAKGYAAITNAIASFEQTAMFMPFDSKYDRSLRGEVALTPQEELGKTLFFSQQFTNCNSCHQLHKSPLHSQETFTNYEFRNIGVPANPDLMAQNGNKKDLGLLDNPSIDDPKQAGKFKVPSLRNVAVTGPYMHNGVFKDLRTVVLFYDKYNNPKRTINPETGKPWAKPEVAENIDLVELQKGPALPDQRVDAIVAFLKTLTDQRYESLLDN, encoded by the coding sequence ATGATGCGATTTTCTCTGTGTGTCGTTACTGCTTTATTTCTTTCAGCTTGCAGCGAACCAAAACAAGTTGTTGCAAAAAAGAAACCTGCTCGTCTATCTTCGGATCTACCAATTGCTACGACAGATCCTAAAGCGATGTTGGGTGCTCAACTGTTTTTTGATACCAGTTTATCTAAAGAGCGTAATCAGTCTTGTGGTACCTGCCATGATATTGGCAATGCTTTTGTGGATAAAAGAAGAGAGGCATTATCTGGTGCAGTTTCATTAGGTAGTGATGGATCTTCTATGGGAGGTCGCAATACACCGACAGCTGCTTATGCCGCGTTTTCTCCAGCGTTTCATCGTATGACTAATGGCGAGTACCGCGGTGGTCAATTTTTAGATGGTCGCGCTTCGGGGTTACCGCAGCAAGCAGAGGGTCCTTTCTTAAATCCATTGGAAATGGCTATGCCAAGTGCTGCTGTTGTGGTTGATCGGGTGAGAGAAAATGAGCGGTATGAAACGCTGTTTAATTCTGTCTATGGAGAAGGGGTTTTGAATGATCCTGCTAAGGGTTATGCGGCTATTACAAATGCCATTGCCAGTTTTGAGCAAACGGCCATGTTTATGCCTTTTGATTCCAAGTACGATCGGTCCTTACGTGGTGAGGTAGCGTTAACGCCCCAAGAGGAATTGGGCAAGACTTTGTTTTTCTCTCAACAATTCACGAATTGTAATTCTTGTCATCAGTTACATAAGTCGCCTCTTCATTCTCAAGAAACTTTTACTAATTATGAGTTTCGTAATATCGGAGTGCCGGCAAATCCTGATTTAATGGCTCAAAATGGTAATAAGAAAGATTTGGGATTATTGGACAATCCTTCAATAGATGACCCTAAGCAAGCTGGAAAATTTAAGGTGCCATCGTTGCGTAATGTAGCAGTGACTGGCCCATACATGCACAACGGTGTTTTTAAGGATCTAAGAACTGTGGTGCTTTTTTATGATAAGTACAATAATCCTAAACGCACGATAAACCCTGAAACAGGTAAACCTTGGGCTAAACCAGAAGTTGCTGAAAATATTGACTTAGTTGAATTGCAAAAAGGGCCTGCTCTTCCGGATCAGCGGGTGGATGCCATTGTGGCTTTTTTGAAAACACTGACAGATCAGCGTTACGAATCTTTGCTTGATAACTAG